The Equus quagga isolate Etosha38 chromosome 2, UCLA_HA_Equagga_1.0, whole genome shotgun sequence genome has a window encoding:
- the LOC124235259 gene encoding LOW QUALITY PROTEIN: olfactory receptor 13A1-like (The sequence of the model RefSeq protein was modified relative to this genomic sequence to represent the inferred CDS: substituted 1 base at 1 genomic stop codon), with the protein MEAATWDPDPWGHRHPGPSVPTGPLFTSSKFVLQSFSQAPGLRGLFLALFLPLYLGALAGNTLTVVAISLHPGLHTPMCFFLTNLAVLDTVCTSTVLPRLLENLVEKGGTISYGGCMTQLFFLTWFLGAELLLLMLMAYDRYVAICRPLHYRRLMSXPVCALLAGGVWTVSAFSTSVLTGLMTRLSFCGPNQIRHFLCEVPTLLLLSCSPTTLNDIMIVIADVYFGVVNFLLTLASYGCIIASILRVRSAKGRRRAFSTCSSHLLVVTLCYSTVVYTSILPGSGSSMENGKVVALLYTAVSPTLNPLIYSLRNKDVKVALRRVLPVSGKGRERPRWNLQVSTS; encoded by the exons ATGGAGGCGGCTACCTGGGATCCTGACCCCTGGGGCCACAGGCACCCTGGCCCTTCTGTGCCCACAGGGCCCCTGTTTACCTCCAG CAAG TTTGTCCTGCAGAGCTTCTCACAGGCCCCTGGGCTGCGGGGCCTCTTCTTGGCCTTGTTCCTCCCCCTGTACCTAGGGGCTCTCGCAGGAAACACGCTCACTGTCGTGGCCATCAGCCTGCACCCGGGCCTGCACACCCCGATGTGCTTCTTCCTCACCAACCTGGCCGTCCTGGACACTGTCTGCACATCGACTGTTCTCCCCAGATTGCTGGAGAACCTGGTGGAGAAGGGTGGCACCATCTCCTATGGGGGCTGCATGACCCAGCTCTTCTTCCTGACGTGGTTTCTGGGGGCCGAGCTCCTGCTGCTCATGctcatggcctatgaccgctacgTGGCCATCTGCCGCCCGCTGCACTACCGCAGGCTGATGAGCTGACCCGTGTGCGCCCTGCTGGCGGGCGGCGTGTGGACGGTCAGTGCATTCAGCACCTCTGTGCTCACTGGCCTGATGACAAGGCTGAGTTTCTGTGGCCCTAATCAGATCCGTCACTTTCTGTGTGAAGTCCCCACGCTGCTGCTGCTCTCCTGCAGCCCAACGACCCTGAATGACATCATGATCGTCATCGCAGACGTCTACTTTGGCGTGGTCAACTTCCTGCTCACCCTGGCGTCCTACGGCTGCATCATCGCCAGCATCCTGCGCGTCCGCTCAGCCAAGGGCCGGCGGcgggccttctccacctgctcctcgcACCTCCTGGTGGTCACCTTGTGCTACTCCACCGTCGTCTACACCTCCATCCTCCCGGGCTCTGGCTCCTCCATGGAAAACGGCAAAGTGGTTGCCTTGCTGTACACAGCAGTCAGCCCCACCCTGAACCCCCTCATCTACTCTCTGCGGAACAAGGACGTCAAAGTGGCCCTCAGGAGGGTGCTTCCTGTGTCCGGCAAAGGAAGGGAAAGGCCCAGGTGGAATTTGCAGGTGTCAACCAGCTAA